GTTATTATTATCAATTTCtctaaggtttttttttattctagagAGGAATTTTAGAAAATGAATCAAAGGCAGAATAATTAAAGTTGGAGAGGGACCATCTTGAGCTGGGGATGAATGGCTGGAGCGTGGCTCTGGTGTGCTGCGTGTTCAATCCCATCCGTGGGGAGACAGATGTGAAGGATtggcagcacagagagcacTGAGGCTGTTCTGTAAACACAGCAGCCTTGCAAAGCTGAGCTCAGAAGGGACCACACTGCTGGGTGTGAGTGGCTGTGACTGCAGGCAGCTGAGAGCAGTGACAGCACCACacactgctccagctctgctgcaggggagggcagcagggctccagaggctggggagcagctcctgcccttcctcttcACTGCTCACCTCCTTTGGATGAGATTTGGGCAGGAATATTTGCTTGGCTACAGGGTGAAGAGCATGGGAAGGTGATTTGAAGACAAGGAACTGCCTGTGGGTGCCTAAACCTGATATTCTCAGCACCCAGAGCTGATATTCTGAATACCGAAGCCTGATCTGATGAACACCTAAGCCTGACATCCTGAACATCTAAACCTGATATTCTGAACCTAAGCCTGACATCCTGAACACCCAGCTGGGCTCCAAGGTGGAGGGGGATACCAAAGCCCACTGAGCAGCCCATCACAGCCACCACAGCAACCCTTTGGAACCTCTTGGGATCGTAATACTGggaaaaacagcaggaaattCCATAGGACTCTGGATtctaaaccaaaataaaaattactgccAAACTTCCAGCAGATCTACTTTGGGACTGAGGCTGGGAAAAgcatctgaaggaaaaaaactgtgCTGAGCAGGGGGCCCAAGGAGAGCTTTCCTTGCTTGCTCCATGACCATCTCTGGTTAAGGGCTCCTGGCCACGTGTGGAAGCGGCAGAAGAAACCTTTGCAAGCTCCTTCCCATCTCTGATAGACCAAAAGCGAGGAAATACTTTTGGATAAGAGCGTGGCTTGGTGGATCTTCTTGAAGGATGTCTGGCCAGGAGCCTGAGGACTTTGGAGCAGAAATGGTGTCGGAAAAGTCCCGGATGATGCCTGGGCTCCCCCCGTATGACATGGACGAGCGGCTCCTGCCCGGTGAGCCCcgcagcccctgctgctgcctggcctgGGCCCTGCTGATAGGAACCATCAactccctgctcttcctcctgaATTTGCTCCTGATGTTTGTTATTTTCACTGTCGTGCTGCTTCCTACCATCATGGTGGTTTACTTTGGCTTCCAGTGCCACTCCCAGGTAAGTGCCACTCCTCGAGGGCAGGGCCACACCTGAGGGTTCCTTCGAGCCCCAGGTGAGCGGTGGCTGTACAGGCCAGGCAGGACTCCccaagttttggttttgtttccctgaGGAAACAGATTTTCCCTGTGTGAATAGTCTGGGCTGACAAGGAAAATTGGGCAATGAAGTTGTATCCCCATGGAAGTGCCAAGCTGAGGTGCCAGGTGAGGTGAACACGCTCCCTGCCCTGGAGGAGTTgctgtttgcattttaatttcacaATATTTCT
This genomic stretch from Taeniopygia guttata chromosome 21, bTaeGut7.mat, whole genome shotgun sequence harbors:
- the TMEM278 gene encoding transmembrane protein 88B, producing the protein MSGQEPEDFGAEMVSEKSRMMPGLPPYDMDERLLPGEPRSPCCCLAWALLIGTINSLLFLLNLLLMFVIFTVVLLPTIMVVYFGFQCHSQVLHSSARYCKSILDDNSSSALIILGFVIMSPLLVVAMALYCSLARRLQLLVCFQPYSLALYKGGRWCRRGEGALCCARGCSTQLRAWV